TCCGCCCCATGGCGGTTTCGTAGTCGATGCCAGCGTGCTGGGCCGGGTCATAATCGGCAGCAGCAATATCGACAAAGGCAACGCGCCCGCGACCGGCATCCCGCTTTTGCAGGAACCGGACCTCCCGTTGGCAGAGCGGGCAGTCACCGTCGTAGAGCAGCTCGATCGGTTGGCATAGAGTTTGTTCGGGCATGGGCGGGATGGAACCAACGCTACCTCTAGCCTAGCGAGCGGCTGGCGTTTGCCCCCTCGGCCCGCTACCTTGGGTCAACGTCTTCCCCGCACGCGGGAATGCACTCGAGCGGTGAGGCAAGCGCATGATCCCGGCCTGGGTCGCGATCGCGGCGGTAGCGGTGCTGGTTGCCTACGGTGCCAGCCGGCTCACGCCCCGCTACTCCCGTTGGTTCCGGCGCCAGCGCCGCCCGCAATGGCTGACCTTCGAGCGCGCCATTCCGCTCATTTGGCTGTTCGTTTTTGCCTGCGGCATTGCCTCGGCCAGCTTGGTTTGGAACCAGGCGCCGGGCACCCCGCGCGCGTGGGCCCTGATGGGCGGCTACCTGCTGGTGGAGGCCGTCACCGTCTCTTATACCCCGGCCATGCTGCAGTTGCGCCGCCTGCGGGTCGGGACTGTGATCGGCGCAACGGGGATGGTTTTGGGGATTGCCCTGGCGGTGGCGGTGCTGCCGCTCTCGCGCGGGGCGTTCGTGCTGCTGCTGCCCTACGCTGTGTGGAGCCCCATCGGCACCTATGTCACCTGGCGAATGGAGCAACTCAACCCCGACTCGGCTTAGGACCCATGCACGCTGCCTCCTCCCTACTCGGGCGAGCCCAGGCGCTGCTGCTCTACCCCAGCGTGCTGGCAGAGGATGCCGGCCAGGCCCTGCTGGCCCTACTGCAAGCCTGGCATGCCGGCAGCGACGCAGCGGCCTGCTGGCAGGCGTACGGGCGCTGGTTTCGCGCGCTGGCTGCCCGCAACCAGAGCTGGCAGGACTACCTCATCGAGCGGATCCTGCAGGATGACAATCCGTTCTCGCGCCAGGCGCAGCAGCACCGTTGGGCGGAGCTCCCTGAGGCGCTGGTCGCGGCAGCCAGACAGGATCTGGGCACCCTGCAAGCCCTCTACGACTGCAGCCCACAGCAAATCGGCCGTTGGGTCTGCCAGGCCGATCCGCCCGTCGCTTGGACGGTTGCCAACCGGCAAGCCAGCTTTTTGCAACAGCGCGTCGACTGGGCCGCTGCTATCGAGGAACTAGCCCACTACTACCGTTGCAACGGCACGGGCTTGCCCGCCCAATACCGAGCGCTGCGCTGGCAGCGTGGGCAGCTGTTGGGCATTGCCCATCCCGATCCCGTATCGCTGGATGACATCGTGGGCTACGAGCGGCAAAAAGCGGCGCTCGTGCAAAACACGCGGGCGCTGCTAGCCGGCCAGCCGGCCCTCAACGTGCTGCTCTACGGCAGCCGCGGTTCCGGGAAGTCATCTTTGGTGAAAGGCTTGCTGTCGGCCTACGGGGCGCAGGGGTTGCGGTTGGTCGAGCTGAGCAAGGCCGAGCTGCCAGCGCTGCCGCAGGCGCTCGAGCAGCTGCGCGGCGAGCCGCAGACCTTCATCATCTTTGTCGACGATCTGTCCTTTGAGGCCGATGACGAGGCCTTTAAAGCCCTTAAGGCCGTGCTGGAGGGCAACGTGACGGCACCGGCGCGCAACGTGGCTATCTATGCCACCTCCAACCGGCGCCACCTGGTGCGCGAGTTCTTTGACGAGCGCCCGCAACCGCGCAATCGCGAGGAAGTCCATGCCTGGGACACGCTGCAAGAAAAGCTCTCCTTTGGCGATCGCTTTGGCCTCACCCTGACCTTCGAACCGGCCGACAGGCAGACCTACCTGCAAATCGTGCACCACCTGGCAGCGCAAGCCGGCATTGCGCTGGAGCGCGAGGCGCTGGAAGCGCGCGCCCAGCAATGGGCCCAGCAGCACCACGGCCGCTCCGGGCGCAGCGCCCGCCAATTTATTGACTACCTGCAGGCCGAGTTGGCCCTATCGGGCTCGGCAACGGACCCCGAGCTAGCGTAGGAGCCAAAACGCAACGCCCGCGCATTCATGGCGGCAAGCACAACCAGTACGGCAATCCGGCAGTATCGCAACCTAATCGGCGGCGNNNNNNNNNNNNNNNNNNNNNNNNNNNCTCGCGCGCACGCTCTGCGAGGAAATCGGTCGCCCTTGGAACTTTTGCGTGGGCGAGGTCCGGCTCGCCGCCGATGTCTTTGACTACTACGCCGGCCTGGCACTGGATCTCAAAGGCGAGTCGAGCCCGCGCTACGACGATGGCAGCATCGGCCTGACGGTGCGCGAGCCCGTGGGCGTCGTGGGCATCATTACGCCCTGGAATTTCCCGCTGCTGCTGGTGTCCTGGAAAATTGCGCCGGCGATCGCGGCTGGGTGCACCATGGTGGTTAAGCCCAGCGAGTTCGCGCCCTCCAGTACCTTCCAGCTTGCCGAAGCGATCGGGGCAGCCGGCGCCCCAGCCGGCACCATCAACGTTGTAACCGGTGAGGGCGATGTCGTTGGGGAGCGCTTGGTGGAATCGCCCCAGGTCAACAAGATCGCCTTTACCGGCTCGACGGCCGTGGGCAAGCGCATCATGGCCCAGGCGGCGCCCACCCTCAAGCGCATCAGCCTGGAGCTGGGGGGCAAAAGCCCCAACGTGGTCTTTCCGGANNNNNNNNNNNNNNNNNNNNNNNNNNNNNNNGCGGCTGATCGAGGCCACGCGCAACATCCAGTTCGGCGATCCCATGGCGGCCGGCACC
Above is a window of Cyanobacteria bacterium QS_8_64_29 DNA encoding:
- a CDS encoding TspO protein; this encodes MIPAWVAIAAVAVLVAYGASRLTPRYSRWFRRQRRPQWLTFERAIPLIWLFVFACGIASASLVWNQAPGTPRAWALMGGYLLVEAVTVSYTPAMLQLRRLRVGTVIGATGMVLGIALAVAVLPLSRGAFVLLLPYAVWSPIGTYVTWRMEQLNPDSA
- a CDS encoding AAA+ family ATPase, translated to MHAASSLLGRAQALLLYPSVLAEDAGQALLALLQAWHAGSDAAACWQAYGRWFRALAARNQSWQDYLIERILQDDNPFSRQAQQHRWAELPEALVAAARQDLGTLQALYDCSPQQIGRWVCQADPPVAWTVANRQASFLQQRVDWAAAIEELAHYYRCNGTGLPAQYRALRWQRGQLLGIAHPDPVSLDDIVGYERQKAALVQNTRALLAGQPALNVLLYGSRGSGKSSLVKGLLSAYGAQGLRLVELSKAELPALPQALEQLRGEPQTFIIFVDDLSFEADDEAFKALKAVLEGNVTAPARNVAIYATSNRRHLVREFFDERPQPRNREEVHAWDTLQEKLSFGDRFGLTLTFEPADRQTYLQIVHHLAAQAGIALEREALEARAQQWAQQHHGRSGRSARQFIDYLQAELALSGSATDPELA
- a CDS encoding aldehyde dehydrogenase produces the protein LARTLCEEIGRPWNFCVGEVRLAADVFDYYAGLALDLKGESSPRYDDGSIGLTVREPVGVVGIITPWNFPLLLVSWKIAPAIAAGCTMVVKPSEFAPSSTFQLAEAIGAAGAPAGTINVVTGEGDVVGERLVESPQVNKIAFTGSTAVGKRIMAQAAPTLKRISLELGGKSPNVVFP